A portion of the Hydractinia symbiolongicarpus strain clone_291-10 chromosome 10, HSymV2.1, whole genome shotgun sequence genome contains these proteins:
- the LOC130612374 gene encoding lens fiber membrane intrinsic protein-like, which yields MKVLKIIPIVCGFFAFLFTCVSVGGNAWLTDKSGDVLYGLWKTCNEHSGCEKHQKVEDWIKSTRAMTLLALVCTLIGIISSIVNIFCTHLAVSIVKCVGYGLSVIFMISGLAIFMDETTEHVDKYGMKYSWALVLGWVAMIFSLVSLILSIVNIITGDKKVASNQTV from the exons atgaaAGTCCTAAAGATTATACCCATTGTATGTGGCTTCTTTGCGTTCCTGTTTACTTGTGTGAGCGTTGGTGGTAATGCGTGGCTGACGGATAAATCAGGAGATGTTTTATACGGTCTGTGGAAAACGTGCAATGAACATTCCGGTTGTGAAAAACATCAAAAGGTCGAAG ATTGGATCAAATCAACACGAGCTATGACTTTGCTTGCTCTTGTCTGCACATTGATCGGAATAATTTCATCAATAGTGAACATTTTCTGTACACATTTGGCAGTATCCATTGTTAAGTGTGTTGGGTACGGATTGTCAG TCATCTTCATGATCAGTGGGTTGGCGATATTTATGGACGAAACAACAGAACATGTTGACAAATATGGAATGAAGTATAGCTGGGCTTTGGTTTTAGGATGGGTGGCAATGATATTTTCCCTTGTTTCCCTCATTCTATCGATCGTGAATATTATCACTGGAGATAAAAAAGTAGCTTCAAATCAAACAGTGTGA